A single window of Jiangella alkaliphila DNA harbors:
- a CDS encoding substrate-binding domain-containing protein encodes MSVHTNRPRRRLLTSMAAVFAAGAFVVGCTSNEPEEEDNAPAAETGGDEGSGGNSNDEPGETVVIGFSGPEADHGWLAAVNDSAIAEAESYDDVELRTAEGTNDASLQISQIETFINEGVDAIVLLPTDGAQLTEVATRAMDAGIPVVNVDREFSTPFAARTTILGDNFGMGVSAGTYACGLIEDNGIADPVIAEIAGIDSLPLTQDRSDGFAQALEACGQTVDNRVAAEFTVESGEEQAANLLQAAPQIDIIWNHDDDQGVGVKQAFDNAGRDEFFFIGGAGSSNAMQWIQDGEMEATILYPPTQAADGIRLARLLAQNKGMSDLVQVEVPRRIVLNAPVVNADNVEDYLHLGFDS; translated from the coding sequence ATGTCCGTACACACGAATCGGCCGCGACGCCGGTTGCTGACCTCCATGGCCGCCGTGTTCGCGGCCGGGGCCTTCGTAGTGGGCTGCACCAGCAACGAGCCCGAGGAGGAGGACAACGCGCCGGCGGCCGAGACCGGCGGTGACGAAGGATCCGGCGGCAACAGCAACGACGAGCCGGGCGAGACCGTCGTCATCGGGTTCTCCGGTCCGGAGGCCGACCACGGCTGGCTGGCCGCCGTCAACGACTCCGCCATCGCCGAGGCGGAGTCCTACGACGACGTCGAGCTGCGCACCGCTGAGGGCACCAACGACGCCAGCCTGCAGATCAGCCAGATCGAGACGTTCATCAACGAGGGCGTCGACGCGATCGTGCTGCTCCCGACCGACGGCGCGCAGCTCACCGAGGTGGCCACCCGGGCGATGGACGCCGGCATCCCGGTCGTCAACGTCGACCGCGAGTTCTCCACGCCGTTCGCCGCCCGCACCACGATCCTCGGCGACAACTTCGGCATGGGCGTGTCGGCCGGCACCTATGCCTGCGGGCTCATCGAGGACAACGGCATCGCCGACCCGGTGATCGCCGAGATCGCCGGCATCGACTCGCTGCCGCTGACCCAGGACCGCTCGGACGGCTTCGCCCAGGCGCTGGAGGCCTGTGGTCAGACCGTCGACAACCGCGTGGCCGCCGAGTTCACCGTCGAGTCCGGCGAGGAGCAGGCCGCGAACCTGCTGCAGGCCGCGCCGCAGATCGACATCATCTGGAACCACGACGACGACCAGGGCGTCGGCGTCAAGCAGGCGTTCGACAACGCCGGCCGCGACGAGTTCTTCTTCATCGGTGGCGCCGGTTCGTCGAACGCGATGCAGTGGATCCAGGACGGCGAGATGGAGGCCACCATCCTCTACCCGCCGACCCAGGCCGCCGACGGCATCCGGCTCGCCCGGCTGCTGGCGCAGAACAAGGGGATGTCTGACCTGGTCCAGGTCGAGGTGCCGCGCCGGATCGTGCTGAACGCGCCGGTCGTCAACGCCGACAACGTCGAGGACTACCTGCACCTGGGCTTCGACTCCTGA
- a CDS encoding ABC transporter permease — protein MSDQTPAAPPTTPPADEHRRIEAAAAAEGETQSGFVRFMSSPFGRNLGLVIALLVLCAVGAITAGDRFVDADNMVTILRFASIIGVISIGMTFVIIGGGIDLSVGAIVALSSVWATTLATQTMAEDIHWLFMVFVACAVGVGCGLVNGILVAYGRMAPFIVTLAMLAAARGLAEIISDRRNQLVDVRGLVDAINGDLLGISVLIWIFAIVSAIGWVLLNRTTFGRRTIAVGGNSTAARLAGISVKRHTVLLYVVLGLACGIAGIMLTARTGTGTAQHGSLYELDAIAAVVIGGTLLSGGRGTIVGTIIGVLIFTTLTNVFTLNNLDSSTQNVAKGAIIVIAVFLQQRVAVRSTDSS, from the coding sequence GTGAGCGACCAGACTCCGGCCGCACCGCCGACCACCCCACCTGCCGACGAACACCGCCGCATCGAGGCGGCCGCCGCGGCCGAGGGCGAGACCCAGTCCGGCTTCGTCCGGTTCATGAGCAGTCCGTTCGGCCGGAACCTCGGCCTGGTGATCGCGCTGCTCGTGCTGTGCGCCGTGGGCGCCATCACCGCCGGCGACCGCTTCGTCGACGCCGACAACATGGTGACGATCCTGCGGTTCGCCTCCATCATCGGTGTCATCAGCATCGGCATGACCTTCGTGATCATCGGCGGCGGCATCGACCTGTCGGTCGGCGCCATCGTCGCGCTCTCGTCGGTCTGGGCCACCACCCTGGCCACGCAGACGATGGCCGAGGACATCCACTGGCTCTTCATGGTCTTCGTCGCCTGCGCCGTCGGCGTCGGTTGCGGGCTGGTCAACGGCATACTCGTGGCGTACGGGCGGATGGCGCCGTTCATCGTCACGCTGGCGATGCTCGCCGCCGCCCGCGGCCTGGCCGAGATCATCTCTGATCGGCGCAACCAGCTCGTCGACGTCCGCGGGCTGGTCGACGCCATCAACGGCGACCTCCTCGGCATCTCGGTGCTGATCTGGATCTTCGCCATCGTCAGCGCCATCGGCTGGGTGCTGCTGAACCGCACCACGTTCGGGCGCCGCACCATCGCCGTCGGCGGCAACTCGACGGCCGCGAGGCTGGCCGGCATCTCGGTCAAGCGGCACACCGTCCTGCTGTACGTGGTGCTGGGGCTTGCCTGCGGCATCGCCGGGATCATGCTGACCGCCCGCACCGGCACCGGCACCGCTCAGCACGGTTCGCTGTACGAGCTGGACGCGATCGCCGCCGTCGTCATCGGCGGGACGCTGCTGTCGGGCGGCCGCGGCACCATCGTCGGCACGATCATCGGCGTCCTGATCTTCACCACGCTGACGAACGTGTTCACGCTGAACAACCTCGACAGCTCGACCCAGAACGTCGCCAAGGGCGCGATCATCGTGATCGCCGTGTTCCTGCAGCAGCGGGTCGCCGTCCGGAGCACCGACTCGAGCTAG
- a CDS encoding ROK family transcriptional regulator, protein MTDASAPADQVFLRRHNLAMVLRDLRDHGPRSRARIAADTGLNKATVSSLVAELAELGLVRDGDVERGGGVGRPGQTVEIDGRTCGLGAEVNVDYVAVLVLDLRGDEVRYVRTPLDVPRLGVEKTLDELAAAIAAAVDDAAAKGHHVAGITVGIPGMVETAPGVLRHAPNIGWREVRIADELAARLAGPGTIIRVDNDANLSALAEYAMGSSAGTTDLVYVTGETGVGGGVISDGVLLRGTEGYGGEIGHMPIGDPAHRCGCGKLGCWEASVGLAALLREVADKDDPVTDPAVDLEVRLAEIRRRASLGDGRTLRGIEAVGTALGLGAAILVNLFNPRVIVLGGYFAALGEFFLPAMETELDERVVAPARGGCRIELSALGFTAACRGGAHVALEAVFTDPATVGVAAASSIPTPLSGGVA, encoded by the coding sequence ATGACGGACGCATCCGCGCCCGCGGACCAGGTGTTCCTACGCCGGCATAACCTCGCGATGGTGCTGCGCGATCTGCGCGACCATGGGCCGCGCTCGCGGGCCCGCATCGCCGCCGACACCGGGCTCAACAAGGCCACCGTCTCCAGCCTGGTCGCCGAGCTGGCCGAGCTCGGCCTGGTCCGCGACGGCGACGTCGAGCGCGGCGGCGGCGTGGGCCGGCCCGGGCAGACGGTCGAGATCGACGGGCGCACCTGCGGCCTGGGCGCCGAGGTCAACGTCGACTACGTCGCGGTCCTGGTGCTGGACCTGCGCGGCGACGAGGTCCGCTACGTCCGCACCCCGCTGGACGTGCCGCGGCTGGGCGTGGAGAAGACGCTGGACGAGCTGGCCGCCGCCATCGCGGCCGCCGTCGACGACGCCGCGGCGAAGGGGCACCACGTCGCGGGCATCACCGTCGGCATCCCCGGCATGGTCGAGACCGCGCCCGGCGTGCTGCGGCACGCGCCGAACATCGGCTGGCGCGAGGTGCGCATCGCCGACGAGCTGGCCGCGCGGCTGGCCGGCCCGGGCACCATCATCAGGGTCGACAACGACGCCAACCTCAGCGCGCTGGCCGAGTACGCGATGGGCTCGTCGGCCGGCACCACCGACCTCGTCTACGTCACCGGCGAGACCGGCGTCGGCGGCGGCGTCATCTCCGACGGCGTGCTGCTGCGCGGCACCGAGGGCTACGGCGGCGAGATCGGGCACATGCCGATCGGCGACCCCGCGCACCGCTGCGGCTGCGGCAAGCTCGGCTGCTGGGAGGCGTCGGTCGGCCTCGCGGCGCTGCTGCGCGAGGTGGCCGACAAGGACGACCCGGTCACCGACCCCGCGGTCGACCTCGAGGTCCGGCTGGCCGAGATCCGCCGCCGCGCCTCGCTCGGCGACGGGCGGACGCTGCGCGGCATCGAGGCGGTCGGCACCGCGCTCGGGCTCGGCGCGGCCATCCTGGTCAACCTGTTCAACCCGCGGGTGATCGTGCTCGGCGGCTACTTCGCGGCCCTCGGTGAGTTCTTCCTGCCGGCCATGGAGACCGAGCTGGACGAGCGGGTCGTCGCGCCGGCGCGCGGCGGCTGCCGCATCGAGCTGTCCGCGCTCGGGTTCACCGCGGCCTGCCGCGGCGGCGCGCATGTCGCGCTCGAGGCCGTCTTCACCGACCCCGCGACTGTGGGCGTGGCGGCCGCGTCCTCGATTCCGACCCCACTCTCCGGAGGTGTGGCGTGA
- a CDS encoding Gfo/Idh/MocA family protein, whose product MTVDDTPTQDTSLGIGMVGYAFMGAAHSQAWRNAPSFFAVPVVPRLVALGGRNVEAAGDVARRFGWESVETDWRRLVARDDVGLVDVCTPGDTHAEIAIAALEAGKHVLCEKPLANSVAEAEAMVEAAEKAAEAGVRSMVGFTYRRVPAIALARQLVAEGRLGQLHHVRAQYLQDWIADPDAPLSWRLQKDKAGSGALGDIGAHIIDLTQYITGERITGVSAMLETFVKERPIPESFTGLAGNAPVAARLGQVTVDDTALFLARFTGGAVATFEATRFATGRKNAIRIEINGAKGSLAFDFEDMNVLNVYDHTEDARLAGFKRVLVTEPSHPYVSAWWPAGHGLGYEHAFTHQAVDLLTAIGEGRDPEPSFAEGLAVQRILAAVEDSAAAGSAWTEVPAPT is encoded by the coding sequence ATGACGGTTGACGACACGCCGACTCAGGACACGTCACTGGGCATCGGGATGGTGGGCTACGCGTTCATGGGGGCGGCCCACTCCCAGGCCTGGCGCAACGCGCCGAGCTTCTTCGCAGTACCGGTCGTCCCGCGCCTGGTGGCGCTGGGCGGCCGGAACGTCGAAGCAGCAGGCGACGTCGCCAGACGCTTCGGGTGGGAGAGCGTCGAGACGGACTGGCGGCGGCTCGTCGCCCGCGACGACGTGGGGCTGGTCGACGTCTGCACGCCCGGCGACACGCACGCCGAGATCGCGATCGCGGCCCTCGAGGCCGGCAAGCACGTGCTCTGCGAGAAGCCGCTGGCCAACAGCGTGGCCGAGGCCGAGGCCATGGTGGAGGCGGCGGAGAAGGCCGCGGAGGCGGGCGTGCGCAGCATGGTCGGCTTCACCTACCGCCGGGTGCCCGCCATCGCGCTGGCTCGGCAGCTGGTGGCCGAGGGACGCCTCGGGCAGTTGCACCACGTCCGTGCCCAGTACCTGCAGGACTGGATCGCCGACCCGGACGCGCCGCTGTCGTGGCGGCTGCAGAAGGACAAGGCCGGCTCCGGCGCGCTCGGCGACATCGGCGCGCACATCATCGACCTGACGCAGTACATCACCGGCGAGCGCATCACCGGCGTCAGCGCCATGCTCGAGACCTTCGTGAAGGAGCGGCCGATCCCTGAGTCGTTCACCGGACTTGCCGGGAACGCGCCGGTCGCGGCACGCCTGGGCCAGGTCACCGTCGACGACACCGCGCTGTTCCTGGCCCGGTTCACCGGCGGGGCGGTGGCCACGTTCGAGGCCACCCGGTTCGCCACCGGCCGGAAGAACGCGATCCGCATCGAGATCAACGGGGCGAAGGGCAGCCTCGCGTTCGACTTCGAGGACATGAACGTCCTCAACGTCTACGACCACACCGAGGACGCCCGGCTGGCCGGCTTCAAGCGGGTGCTGGTCACCGAGCCCAGCCACCCCTACGTGAGCGCCTGGTGGCCCGCGGGGCACGGGCTCGGCTACGAGCACGCCTTCACGCACCAGGCCGTCGACCTGCTGACGGCGATCGGCGAGGGCCGCGACCCGGAGCCGTCGTTCGCCGAGGGCCTGGCCGTGCAGCGCATCCTCGCCGCCGTCGAGGACAGCGCGGCCGCCGGCAGTGCGTGGACGGAGGTTCCCGCACCCACCTGA
- a CDS encoding VOC family protein, producing the protein MHRSRLSTLLIDAPAEEAGRSVAFWTAALGTTSQSPPGEPQFRGLPGAVPGLVTAVQALEDGPARYHVDIETDDVAAEVARLTGLGAVEAGSWQGCHTLRVPGGHLLCVIPVHSDPAEFAAAARVWE; encoded by the coding sequence ATGCATCGCAGCCGTCTCTCCACCCTGCTCATCGACGCGCCGGCCGAGGAGGCCGGGCGGAGCGTGGCGTTCTGGACCGCCGCGCTCGGCACGACCAGCCAGAGCCCGCCGGGCGAGCCGCAGTTCCGCGGGCTGCCCGGCGCTGTCCCCGGCCTCGTGACCGCCGTCCAGGCCCTCGAGGACGGGCCGGCCCGCTACCACGTCGACATCGAGACCGACGACGTCGCGGCCGAGGTGGCGCGGCTCACCGGCCTCGGCGCCGTCGAGGCCGGCAGCTGGCAGGGCTGCCACACGCTGCGCGTTCCGGGCGGCCACCTGCTGTGCGTCATCCCGGTGCACAGCGACCCCGCCGAGTTCGCCGCCGCGGCCCGCGTCTGGGAGTAG
- a CDS encoding PQQ-dependent sugar dehydrogenase — protein sequence MRKAVVMAAGALVASTLVAAPGLAASGAPAPAGGPEAAPPDSAFQKVTLNDTPGEPMDLAVLPDGRVLHTTRAGEVWLHDPETRLNTLAAELDVYEHDEEGLQSIAIDPGFGKTNRWIYLYYSPPLDTPLDNPDTPTVNEGDALFDGVPADWEPFKGHITLARFQLKGDRIDLGTEQHILDVPVDRGICCHVGGDIAFDEDGLLYLGTGDDTNPFESDGFAPIDERTTRNPAFDAQRTSANTNDLRGKILRIKVGRNGGYTIPRGNLFRAGTEGTKPEIYAMGLRNPFRLDVQPETGDVYVGDYSPDAGEADPARGPAGQGKWTVVREPGNYGWPYCATAELPYVDFDFGTGASGAAFDCAAPVNESPHNTGRTELPEVVQPDIWYGYGESAEFPELGTGGIGPMGGPAYDYDSRDTRGRAPIAWPKYYDGVPLLYEWTRDWIQGIHLDRRGNVEEIEQFIPSVVTDNPMDLEWGPDGALYVLEYGDGYFAENPDAQLSRIDYIGVGGNHTPTPVVAADVTEGHAPMAVQFSSAGTADADGDRIRYEWDFDGDGRIDSREPNPSHTYEENGLYHATLKVTDLGGRHRGKSASAEVDIIVGNLTPQVSFVTPSDGDTFNFGDQVAYEVQVTDDQPVDCARVRVTYILGHDEHGHPQTTALGCSGTLLTTLPGGHDPGDNLTGVFNVTYTDDPGEGVPALTDSAEVVLVPEG from the coding sequence ATGCGCAAAGCCGTAGTGATGGCGGCGGGGGCGCTCGTAGCGTCCACGCTCGTTGCGGCACCAGGGCTGGCGGCGTCCGGGGCACCAGCCCCAGCCGGTGGCCCAGAAGCGGCACCGCCGGATTCGGCGTTCCAGAAGGTCACCCTCAACGACACACCGGGGGAGCCGATGGACCTCGCGGTCCTCCCGGACGGCCGGGTGCTGCACACCACCCGGGCCGGCGAGGTGTGGCTGCACGACCCCGAGACCCGGCTCAACACGCTGGCCGCGGAGCTCGACGTCTACGAGCACGACGAGGAAGGCCTGCAGAGCATCGCCATCGATCCCGGGTTCGGCAAGACCAACCGGTGGATCTACCTCTACTACTCGCCGCCGCTGGACACCCCGCTCGACAACCCCGACACCCCGACCGTCAACGAGGGCGACGCGCTGTTCGACGGCGTGCCCGCGGACTGGGAGCCGTTCAAGGGGCACATCACGCTGGCGCGGTTCCAGCTGAAGGGCGACCGGATCGACCTGGGGACGGAGCAGCACATCCTCGACGTCCCGGTCGACCGCGGCATCTGCTGCCACGTCGGCGGCGACATCGCCTTCGACGAGGACGGCCTCCTGTACCTAGGCACCGGCGACGACACCAACCCGTTCGAGTCCGACGGGTTCGCGCCGATCGACGAGCGGACCACTCGCAACCCGGCCTTCGACGCCCAGCGCACGTCGGCGAACACCAACGACCTGCGCGGCAAGATCCTGCGCATCAAGGTGGGGCGCAACGGCGGGTACACGATCCCCAGGGGCAACCTGTTCAGGGCCGGCACCGAAGGCACCAAACCGGAGATCTACGCGATGGGCCTGCGCAACCCGTTCCGCCTGGACGTGCAGCCGGAGACCGGCGACGTCTACGTCGGCGACTACTCGCCCGACGCGGGCGAGGCCGACCCCGCACGCGGACCGGCCGGCCAGGGCAAGTGGACCGTCGTCCGCGAGCCGGGCAACTACGGCTGGCCCTACTGCGCTACGGCCGAGCTGCCGTACGTCGACTTCGACTTCGGCACCGGGGCGTCCGGCGCGGCGTTCGACTGCGCGGCGCCGGTCAACGAGTCGCCGCACAACACCGGGCGCACCGAGCTGCCGGAAGTGGTGCAGCCGGACATCTGGTACGGCTACGGCGAGTCGGCGGAGTTCCCGGAGCTGGGCACCGGCGGCATCGGCCCGATGGGCGGCCCGGCCTACGACTACGACTCGCGCGACACCCGCGGCCGCGCGCCGATCGCCTGGCCGAAGTACTACGACGGCGTCCCGCTGCTCTACGAGTGGACCCGCGACTGGATCCAGGGCATCCACCTGGACCGCCGCGGCAACGTCGAGGAGATCGAGCAGTTCATCCCGTCCGTCGTCACGGACAACCCGATGGACCTCGAGTGGGGCCCCGACGGCGCGCTCTACGTGCTCGAGTACGGCGACGGCTACTTCGCCGAGAACCCCGACGCTCAGCTGTCGCGCATCGACTACATCGGCGTGGGCGGCAACCACACGCCGACGCCCGTGGTCGCGGCCGACGTCACCGAGGGGCACGCGCCGATGGCGGTGCAGTTCTCCAGCGCCGGTACGGCCGACGCCGACGGCGACCGGATCCGCTACGAGTGGGACTTCGACGGCGACGGCCGCATCGACTCGCGTGAGCCGAACCCCTCGCACACCTACGAGGAGAACGGCCTGTACCACGCGACGCTGAAGGTCACCGACCTCGGCGGGCGGCACCGCGGCAAGTCGGCGTCGGCCGAGGTCGACATCATCGTCGGCAACCTCACGCCGCAGGTCTCGTTCGTCACGCCGTCCGACGGCGACACGTTCAACTTCGGCGACCAGGTGGCCTACGAGGTGCAGGTCACCGACGACCAGCCGGTGGACTGCGCCCGGGTGCGGGTGACGTACATCCTCGGCCACGACGAGCACGGCCACCCGCAGACGACGGCCCTGGGCTGCAGCGGCACGCTGCTGACCACACTGCCGGGCGGTCACGACCCCGGCGACAACCTGACCGGCGTCTTCAACGTCACGTACACCGACGACCCCGGCGAGGGAGTGCCGGCGCTGACAGACAGCGCGGAGGTGGTGCTGGTTCCGGAGGGCTGA
- a CDS encoding sugar ABC transporter ATP-binding protein yields MNGIVKVFPGVRALDGVDLEVRAGEVHCLLGQNGAGKSTLIKVLSGAHQPDEGVIRWQGEELRLSTPLAAMKNGIATIYQELDLVDGLSVAENIYLGHELSSGGFAHRGETQKEAAQLLARLGHPEISPRREVGTLSAAGKQIVSMARALSHDVKLIIMDEPSAVLDQEEVGRLFKVIRDLQAEGVAVVYISHRLEEIREIGDRVTVLKDGRTVATGLPARDTPTRELTRRMTGRDIEYVFPQRTSHNGDGDGTVVLSVRELSGGKRFSGVDFEVRAGEIVGLAGLVGSGRSEILETIYGARKATTGTVTVDGKQLRNGHVRAAVGAGVGLCPEERKSQGLLLDEAVYRNVSLATMGRFSRGGFINRGDEKRAATEHVKSLDVRPPDVDRAVRTLSGGNQQKIVLARWLLRECRVLLLDEPTRGVDVGARSEIYALVRRLADEGVAVVLVSSEVPEVLGLADRVLVLREGVVVHTGPADDIDEHRVLDLVMEGSAA; encoded by the coding sequence ATGAACGGCATCGTCAAGGTCTTCCCGGGCGTGCGGGCCCTCGACGGCGTCGACCTCGAGGTGCGCGCCGGCGAGGTGCACTGCCTGCTCGGCCAGAACGGCGCCGGCAAGTCGACGCTGATCAAGGTGCTGTCCGGCGCCCACCAGCCCGACGAGGGCGTCATCCGGTGGCAGGGCGAGGAGCTGCGGCTCAGCACGCCGCTGGCGGCCATGAAGAACGGCATCGCGACCATCTACCAGGAGCTCGACCTCGTCGACGGCCTCTCCGTCGCGGAGAACATCTACCTCGGCCACGAGCTGTCCTCGGGCGGGTTCGCCCACCGCGGCGAGACCCAGAAGGAGGCCGCGCAGCTGCTGGCCCGGCTCGGCCACCCGGAGATCTCGCCGCGGCGCGAGGTCGGCACGCTGTCGGCGGCCGGCAAGCAGATCGTCAGCATGGCGCGGGCGCTGTCCCACGACGTCAAGCTGATCATCATGGACGAGCCGTCGGCGGTCCTCGACCAGGAGGAGGTCGGCCGGCTGTTCAAGGTCATCCGCGACCTGCAGGCCGAGGGCGTCGCCGTCGTCTACATCTCGCACCGGCTGGAGGAGATCCGCGAGATCGGCGACCGCGTCACCGTCCTCAAGGACGGCCGCACCGTCGCCACCGGCCTGCCGGCCCGAGACACCCCGACCCGCGAGCTGACCCGCCGGATGACCGGCCGCGACATCGAGTACGTGTTCCCGCAGCGCACCTCCCACAACGGCGACGGTGACGGCACGGTCGTGCTGTCGGTCCGCGAGCTCTCCGGCGGCAAGCGGTTCAGCGGCGTCGACTTCGAGGTCCGGGCCGGCGAGATCGTCGGGCTGGCCGGGCTGGTCGGCTCCGGCCGCTCGGAGATCCTCGAGACCATCTACGGCGCCCGCAAGGCGACCACCGGCACCGTCACCGTCGACGGGAAGCAGTTGCGCAACGGGCACGTTCGCGCGGCCGTCGGCGCCGGCGTCGGGCTCTGCCCGGAGGAGCGCAAGAGCCAGGGCCTGCTGCTCGACGAGGCCGTCTACCGCAACGTCAGCCTCGCCACCATGGGCCGGTTCTCCCGTGGCGGCTTCATCAACCGCGGCGACGAGAAGCGCGCCGCCACCGAGCACGTGAAGTCGCTCGACGTGCGCCCGCCCGACGTCGACCGCGCCGTCCGCACGCTGTCGGGCGGCAACCAGCAGAAGATCGTGCTCGCCAGGTGGCTGCTCCGGGAGTGCCGGGTGCTGCTGCTCGACGAGCCGACCCGAGGGGTCGACGTGGGGGCGCGCAGCGAGATCTACGCGCTCGTCCGCCGGCTCGCCGACGAGGGCGTGGCCGTCGTCCTGGTCAGTAGTGAGGTTCCCGAGGTACTCGGCCTGGCCGACCGGGTGCTGGTCCTGCGGGAAGGCGTCGTCGTGCACACCGGGCCGGCCGACGACATCGACGAGCACCGGGTCCTCGACCTGGTGATGGAAGGGAGCGCAGCGTGA